In Streptococcus uberis, a single window of DNA contains:
- the mraY gene encoding phospho-N-acetylmuramoyl-pentapeptide-transferase produces MFLTLIAGLISLLLTALIMPHFIKFYQMKKIGGQQMHEDVKQHLAKAGTPTMGGTVFLLVASFVSFLFAILFFSHGKSIGLITGILAIVLIYGFIGFLDDFLKIFKQINEGLTPIQKLSLQIVGGLIFYFLHVGPSGIDAINVFGFPVHLGLLYIFFVLFWVVGFSNAVNLTDGIDGLASISVVISLLTYSVIAIHQNQYDVLLLCGIMIGALLGFFIFNHKPAKVFMGDVGSLALGAMLAAISIALRQEWTLLVIGLVYVFETSSVMLQVSYFKYTKKKFGEGRRIFRMTPFHHHLELGGLSGKAERWSEWKVDAFLWSVGAVSSLIVLAILYL; encoded by the coding sequence ATGTTTTTAACACTAATAGCAGGTCTGATTTCATTGCTATTGACTGCTTTAATCATGCCACACTTTATTAAGTTCTATCAAATGAAAAAAATTGGTGGACAGCAAATGCATGAAGATGTTAAACAACATTTAGCAAAAGCTGGGACTCCAACAATGGGGGGGACAGTCTTTCTCCTTGTGGCAAGTTTTGTCTCTTTTCTATTTGCCATTCTATTTTTTAGCCATGGAAAAAGCATAGGGCTTATCACTGGTATCTTAGCTATTGTTCTCATCTATGGATTTATTGGCTTTCTAGATGATTTTTTGAAAATTTTCAAACAAATCAATGAGGGATTAACGCCAATTCAAAAATTAAGTTTACAGATTGTAGGTGGCTTGATTTTCTATTTTCTTCATGTTGGACCAAGTGGTATTGATGCCATAAATGTTTTTGGATTTCCTGTTCACTTAGGACTATTGTACATTTTCTTTGTCTTGTTTTGGGTTGTTGGTTTTTCCAATGCGGTAAATTTAACGGATGGTATTGATGGCCTTGCCTCTATTTCAGTTGTTATTAGTTTGCTGACTTATAGTGTGATTGCAATCCATCAAAACCAATATGATGTTTTGTTATTGTGCGGCATCATGATTGGAGCTTTATTAGGATTTTTTATCTTTAATCATAAGCCTGCCAAAGTCTTCATGGGTGATGTTGGTAGCCTAGCTTTAGGTGCAATGTTGGCAGCTATCTCCATTGCATTAAGGCAGGAATGGACACTGCTTGTCATTGGTTTAGTCTATGTTTTTGAGACAAGTTCAGTGATGTTGCAAGTTTCTTATTTTAAATACACAAAGAAAAAATTTGGAGAAGGTCGTCGTATTTTTAGAATGACACCTTTTCACCACCATCTTGAATTAGGTGGATTGTCAGGCAAAGCAGAGCGTTGGTCAGAATGGAAAGTGGATGCTTTTCTATGGTCAGTTGGTGCAGTGTCAAGTTTAATTGTTTTAGCAATTTTATATCTATAA
- the pbp2x gene encoding penicillin-binding protein PBP2X, protein MKKFQKYFIDYVVRDRKTPVKNRIHVGQNMMILTIFLFFVFIINFVIIIGTDSKFGVNLSEGAKKVYQETVTVQAKRGTIYDRNGVAIAVDSTTYSIYAILDKSFVSATGEKLYVQSSQYDTVAKILNEQLGMKKSDVTKQLEQKGLFQVSFGTAGSGISYSKMTKIRDEMEKNQIKGVAFSTSPGRMYPNGTFASELIGLASLQEKKDGSKSLVGKTGLESALNTILSGKDGTIIYEKDKNGNTLLGTGKTIKKPIDGKDVYTTISEPIQTFLETRMDVFQQKTNGVLSSATLINAKTGEILATSQRPSYNADTLEGLNNKNYNWKSALYQTNFEPGSTMKVMTLASAIDDGVFKPNDVYSNANGITIADATIQDWSINEGVSTGQYMTYAQGFSYSSNVGMTKLEQKMGNQKWLHYLSKFKFGFPTRFGVGDEEAGIFPSDNIVTQAMSAFGQGISVTQIQMLRAFTAISNDGVMLEPQFISQIYDPNTATYRTAKKEVVGKPVSKKAASETRDYMVNVGTDPVFGTLYAPSSGPIIKVGNLSVSVKSGTAQIASEDGSGYLDGGQTNYVFSVVAMVPTENPDFIMYVTIQQPEHWSGMFWQDVVNPVLEEAYLMQDTLSKPVASEKGQETDYRLPDFIGNKPGNTSDELRRNLVQPVVLGTGDKIIKMSEAKDSKIRENQQVLLLTNHFDSLPDMYGWTKNNVEKFAKWTGIEVQYKGSSKGRVTDQNIDVGKSLKDIKKIKITLGD, encoded by the coding sequence ATGAAAAAATTTCAAAAGTATTTTATAGATTATGTGGTTAGAGATCGGAAAACTCCAGTCAAAAACCGTATTCATGTTGGCCAAAACATGATGATTTTGACCATTTTTTTGTTTTTTGTCTTTATTATCAATTTTGTCATTATCATTGGTACTGATTCAAAATTTGGAGTCAATTTATCTGAAGGGGCAAAAAAAGTTTATCAAGAAACGGTAACTGTTCAAGCAAAACGTGGAACAATATATGATCGTAATGGAGTTGCTATAGCAGTTGATTCAACAACCTATAGTATTTATGCTATCTTAGATAAATCATTTGTTTCAGCTACCGGCGAAAAACTTTATGTTCAATCCTCTCAATACGATACCGTTGCCAAAATTTTGAATGAGCAATTAGGAATGAAAAAGTCCGATGTAACCAAGCAATTAGAACAAAAAGGACTCTTCCAGGTATCCTTTGGAACTGCTGGATCAGGAATTTCTTATAGCAAAATGACTAAAATCCGAGATGAGATGGAAAAAAATCAAATCAAGGGAGTTGCTTTTTCAACTAGTCCTGGAAGAATGTATCCAAATGGAACCTTTGCCTCTGAATTGATTGGCTTGGCCTCCTTACAGGAGAAAAAAGATGGAAGTAAGAGTCTAGTAGGAAAAACAGGACTTGAATCGGCATTAAACACTATCTTATCTGGTAAAGATGGAACCATTATCTATGAGAAAGATAAAAATGGGAATACCTTGCTTGGTACTGGTAAAACCATTAAAAAACCAATTGATGGTAAGGATGTCTACACAACCATTTCAGAACCTATCCAAACATTCTTGGAAACACGAATGGATGTGTTCCAACAAAAAACAAATGGTGTGCTTTCTAGTGCTACTTTAATCAATGCCAAAACGGGTGAAATATTAGCTACCTCTCAAAGACCAAGTTATAATGCAGATACTTTAGAAGGCTTGAATAATAAAAATTACAACTGGAAAAGTGCTCTTTATCAAACCAACTTTGAACCAGGTTCGACCATGAAAGTGATGACACTTGCTTCAGCAATTGATGACGGTGTTTTCAAACCAAACGATGTTTATAGCAATGCCAACGGCATCACCATTGCTGACGCCACAATTCAAGACTGGTCTATTAACGAAGGTGTTTCTACGGGTCAGTACATGACTTATGCTCAAGGTTTCTCATATTCAAGTAACGTTGGAATGACTAAACTTGAACAAAAAATGGGAAATCAAAAATGGTTACATTATCTAAGTAAATTCAAATTTGGCTTCCCAACACGTTTTGGTGTTGGCGATGAAGAAGCTGGTATATTCCCATCTGACAATATCGTCACCCAGGCCATGAGTGCTTTTGGACAGGGAATTAGTGTGACGCAGATTCAAATGCTCAGAGCCTTTACAGCTATTTCCAATGATGGTGTTATGCTTGAGCCACAATTCATCAGTCAAATTTATGACCCTAACACGGCGACTTATCGAACTGCTAAAAAAGAAGTAGTGGGTAAACCTGTTTCTAAGAAGGCTGCCAGTGAAACAAGGGACTATATGGTAAATGTTGGTACAGACCCAGTCTTTGGTACCTTATATGCGCCATCATCAGGTCCAATTATAAAAGTAGGGAATCTGTCAGTGTCTGTCAAATCTGGTACAGCCCAAATTGCATCCGAAGATGGTAGTGGGTATTTGGACGGTGGACAGACCAATTATGTCTTCTCAGTCGTAGCAATGGTTCCTACAGAAAATCCTGATTTTATCATGTATGTAACCATACAACAACCAGAGCATTGGAGTGGAATGTTCTGGCAAGATGTGGTAAATCCTGTTTTAGAAGAAGCCTACTTAATGCAAGATACCTTAAGCAAGCCAGTGGCTAGTGAGAAGGGACAAGAAACAGACTACCGTTTGCCAGATTTTATTGGGAACAAACCAGGAAACACTTCTGATGAGTTACGTCGTAATTTAGTGCAACCAGTTGTGCTTGGTACTGGAGATAAAATTATTAAAATGTCTGAGGCAAAAGATAGTAAAATTAGGGAGAATCAACAAGTTCTATTGTTAACCAATCATTTTGATAGCTTGCCTGATATGTATGGGTGGACAAAAAATAATGTCGAAAAGTTTGCCAAATGGACTGGTATTGAGGTACAATATAAAGGTTCGTCCAAGGGAAGAGTTACTGATCAGAATATCGATGTCGGAAAATCCCTAAAAGATATTAAGAAAATTAAAATTACACTAGGAGACTAA
- the ftsL gene encoding cell division protein FtsL, whose amino-acid sequence MNNETRTQAVTNALQKRIRTFSRIEKAFYSAMIITAIIMSVSIIYMQSRRLQLQQDITTLNSQISDKKTELNNAKQEVNELSRRDRIVDIAGKAGLSNRNDNIKKVD is encoded by the coding sequence ATGAATAATGAAACAAGAACGCAAGCAGTAACAAATGCCCTTCAAAAAAGGATAAGAACTTTCTCACGTATCGAGAAGGCTTTTTATAGTGCCATGATTATTACAGCGATCATCATGTCTGTTAGTATTATCTATATGCAAAGTCGTCGATTACAGTTGCAACAAGATATAACCACTTTAAATAGTCAAATCAGTGACAAAAAAACTGAATTGAACAATGCTAAGCAAGAAGTCAATGAATTATCAAGACGTGATCGCATTGTAGATATTGCTGGTAAGGCTGGATTAAGTAACCGTAATGATAATATTAAGAAGGTTGATTAA
- the rsmH gene encoding 16S rRNA (cytosine(1402)-N(4))-methyltransferase RsmH → MTKEFHHITVLLHETVDMLDIKPDGIYVDATLGGAGHSSYLLSKLNDNGHLYCFDQDQKAIDNAQVFLKSYVDRGMVTFIKANFRHLKSELNALGVTEIDGILYDLGVSSPQLDERERGFSYKQDAPLDMRMDSDAALTAYHVVNDYPFQDLVRIFFKYGEDKFSKQIARKIEQARAIKPIETTAELAEIIKSAKPAKELKKKGHPAKQIFQAIRIEVNDELGAADESIQEAMTMLALNGRISVITFHSLEDRLTKQLFKEASTVDVPKGIPFIPEDMQPKFELVTRKPILPSQEELLANNRAHSAKLRVARKVRM, encoded by the coding sequence ATGACAAAAGAATTTCACCATATCACTGTATTACTCCATGAGACAGTAGACATGTTAGACATAAAACCCGATGGTATCTATGTAGATGCTACTCTAGGTGGAGCTGGACACTCTTCTTATCTATTATCTAAATTAAATGACAATGGACATTTGTATTGTTTTGATCAAGATCAAAAAGCAATTGATAATGCCCAGGTTTTTTTGAAGTCTTATGTTGACAGAGGAATGGTGACTTTTATCAAAGCAAATTTTCGTCACTTAAAATCGGAGTTAAATGCATTAGGAGTCACTGAAATCGATGGCATTTTATATGATTTAGGTGTATCAAGTCCGCAATTGGATGAGAGAGAACGTGGTTTCTCGTATAAACAAGATGCACCTTTGGACATGCGTATGGATTCAGATGCGGCTTTGACAGCTTATCATGTCGTTAATGACTACCCTTTTCAAGATTTAGTTCGTATTTTCTTTAAGTATGGGGAAGATAAATTTTCTAAACAAATTGCCCGAAAAATTGAACAAGCGCGTGCTATCAAACCAATTGAAACCACGGCGGAGCTAGCAGAAATTATTAAGTCAGCTAAACCAGCAAAAGAGTTGAAGAAAAAGGGTCATCCAGCCAAACAAATTTTTCAAGCAATTCGCATCGAGGTTAATGATGAATTAGGTGCAGCAGATGAATCTATCCAAGAAGCAATGACTATGTTAGCTTTAAATGGTCGTATTTCTGTTATTACCTTCCATTCGCTAGAAGATCGATTGACAAAACAGTTGTTTAAAGAAGCTAGTACAGTTGATGTTCCTAAAGGAATACCATTTATTCCTGAAGACATGCAACCAAAATTTGAATTGGTCACACGAAAACCGATTTTACCGAGTCAAGAGGAATTATTAGCAAATAATAGGGCTCACTCAGCCAAATTACGAGTGGCCAGAAAAGTTCGGATGTAA
- a CDS encoding glutamate-5-semialdehyde dehydrogenase, whose amino-acid sequence MTIIEELGKKAKQASYDLLGLSTIEKNQMLTQLAKDLIEKSDFIIDENQKDLQKAEENGISEVMVDRLKLTAERIKGISEGVLQVAELEDPIGQVIKGYTNLDGLKIVQKRVPLGVIAMIFESRPNVSVDAFSLAFKTNNAIILRGGRDALHSNMALVQVIRETLIRLGHNPDAVQLLEDPSHDLAEALMSATEYVDVLIPRGGAKLIQTVKEKAKVPVIETGVGNVHIYVDATADLEMAKSIVINAKTQRPSVCNAAESLIIHEEVAENFIPLLEEAIEAVHKVEFRVDDKGYSLFKHAVKATENDYATEFLDYILSVKIVSSLDEAISWINRYTSHHSEAIVTRDIQAAERFQEEIDAAAVYVNASTRFTDGFVFGLGAEIGISTQKMHARGPMGLEALTSSKYYINGNGQIRE is encoded by the coding sequence ATGACAATCATTGAAGAACTTGGAAAAAAGGCAAAACAAGCCAGTTATGATTTACTAGGCTTATCAACAATTGAGAAAAATCAGATGCTCACGCAGTTGGCAAAAGATTTGATAGAAAAAAGTGATTTTATTATTGATGAGAATCAAAAAGATCTTCAAAAAGCAGAAGAAAATGGGATTTCAGAGGTCATGGTAGATCGTTTGAAATTGACAGCAGAACGTATTAAGGGGATTTCTGAAGGCGTATTGCAAGTTGCTGAATTGGAAGATCCTATTGGGCAAGTGATTAAAGGCTATACTAATCTTGATGGCTTAAAAATTGTTCAAAAGCGTGTCCCCCTTGGTGTTATTGCAATGATTTTTGAAAGTAGACCAAATGTTTCTGTAGATGCCTTTTCATTAGCTTTCAAAACCAATAACGCTATAATCTTAAGGGGAGGCCGAGATGCTTTACATTCTAATATGGCTCTCGTTCAAGTCATCCGGGAGACCTTAATCCGTTTGGGGCATAATCCTGATGCTGTTCAATTACTTGAAGACCCTTCACATGATTTAGCTGAGGCTTTAATGTCTGCTACTGAATATGTTGATGTCCTGATCCCTCGTGGAGGAGCAAAATTAATCCAAACTGTGAAGGAAAAAGCCAAAGTTCCTGTGATTGAAACAGGTGTGGGTAATGTTCACATCTATGTAGATGCTACGGCAGACTTGGAAATGGCTAAAAGTATTGTTATTAATGCTAAAACACAAAGACCTAGTGTTTGTAATGCAGCAGAAAGTTTGATCATTCATGAAGAAGTTGCTGAAAACTTTATCCCTTTACTTGAGGAAGCTATTGAAGCTGTTCATAAGGTAGAATTCCGAGTAGATGATAAAGGGTATTCACTGTTTAAACATGCTGTTAAAGCAACTGAAAATGATTATGCTACTGAATTTTTAGATTATATTTTATCGGTGAAAATCGTTTCATCATTGGATGAAGCCATCTCATGGATTAATCGCTATACTAGTCACCATTCTGAAGCTATCGTAACGAGAGACATTCAAGCAGCAGAAAGATTTCAAGAGGAAATTGATGCAGCCGCTGTTTATGTTAATGCTTCGACTCGATTTACAGATGGCTTTGTATTTGGGTTGGGTGCAGAAATTGGGATTTCAACTCAAAAAATGCATGCAAGAGGTCCAATGGGGCTAGAAGCACTAACAAGTAGTAAATATTATATTAATGGGAATGGACAAATTCGAGAATAG
- the proB gene encoding glutamate 5-kinase, which produces MMKRNFDQVKRIVIKIGTSSLVQEDGKINLEKIDQLAFVMSSLKNKGKDLILVSSGAMGFGLDILKMDKRPSDLAKQQAVSSVGQVAMMSLYSQIFSHYQTNVSQILLTRDVVIFPESLANVTNAFETLMAMGIVPIVNENDAVSVDEMDHATKFGDNDRLSAVVAEITKADLLIMLSDIDGLYDKNPTIYEDAQLRSIVTEITDEIIKSAGGAGSKFGTGGMLSKIQSAQMVFANNGQMVLMNGKNPRDILRVLEGKEIGTWFVQEKGN; this is translated from the coding sequence ATGATGAAACGAAATTTTGACCAAGTAAAACGAATTGTAATAAAAATCGGCACCAGTTCCCTAGTTCAGGAAGATGGTAAGATTAATCTTGAAAAAATTGACCAACTAGCTTTTGTGATGTCAAGTTTAAAAAATAAAGGAAAAGACCTTATCCTTGTATCATCAGGTGCGATGGGATTTGGATTGGATATTTTGAAAATGGACAAAAGGCCAAGCGATTTGGCGAAACAGCAAGCAGTGTCAAGTGTTGGACAAGTCGCCATGATGAGTTTGTACTCTCAAATTTTTTCCCACTATCAGACTAATGTGTCACAAATTCTATTAACAAGAGATGTCGTCATTTTCCCAGAAAGTCTGGCAAATGTTACCAATGCTTTTGAGACTTTAATGGCAATGGGGATTGTTCCAATTGTTAATGAGAACGATGCAGTCAGCGTAGATGAAATGGATCATGCCACAAAATTCGGTGATAATGACCGTTTATCAGCTGTCGTTGCTGAAATTACAAAAGCGGACTTACTGATTATGTTATCCGACATTGATGGTCTATATGACAAAAATCCAACCATTTATGAAGATGCACAATTAAGGTCAATCGTGACTGAAATTACAGATGAGATTATTAAATCAGCAGGTGGTGCAGGAAGTAAATTTGGAACTGGCGGCATGTTGAGTAAAATTCAATCGGCACAAATGGTTTTTGCCAATAATGGACAAATGGTTTTAATGAATGGTAAAAATCCTAGAGACATTCTGAGAGTGCTTGAAGGGAAAGAAATTGGAACCTGGTTTGTACAAGAGAAAGGGAATTAA
- a CDS encoding ABC transporter ATP-binding protein yields MIEFKHVSKLYGEKEALSDVTFNIEDGEIFGLIGHNGAGKTTTISILTSIIEASYGEVLVEGKHLSEHRDSIKKMIGYVPDSPDLFLNLTAMEYWHFLAKIYGVPSDEREKRIAELAQLFEMTSEANNTIDSFSHGMRQKTIIIGALVSNPSIWILDEPLTGLDPQASFDLKEMMREHAAAGNSVLFSTHVLSVAEQLCDRIAILKKGKIIFIGTIEDLKESHPEKDLETIYLELAGRHSDEEDKI; encoded by the coding sequence ATGATAGAATTTAAACACGTTTCAAAACTTTATGGTGAAAAAGAAGCCCTAAGTGATGTCACTTTTAACATTGAAGATGGCGAAATTTTTGGATTAATAGGGCATAATGGAGCCGGTAAAACAACTACAATTAGTATTTTAACGTCAATCATTGAGGCAAGCTACGGAGAAGTATTGGTAGAAGGCAAACATTTATCTGAACATCGAGACTCGATTAAGAAAATGATTGGTTACGTACCAGATTCACCTGATTTGTTTTTAAATTTAACTGCTATGGAATATTGGCATTTTTTAGCTAAAATTTATGGAGTTCCTAGTGATGAAAGAGAAAAAAGAATTGCCGAACTTGCTCAGCTCTTCGAGATGACTTCCGAAGCTAATAATACTATTGATAGTTTTTCACATGGCATGCGTCAAAAAACAATAATCATTGGTGCACTTGTCTCCAATCCGTCCATTTGGATTCTGGATGAGCCATTAACAGGATTGGATCCTCAGGCTTCTTTTGATCTGAAAGAGATGATGAGGGAGCACGCGGCAGCTGGAAATTCCGTTCTTTTTTCAACACATGTCCTGTCAGTAGCTGAGCAACTTTGTGACCGAATTGCAATTCTCAAAAAAGGGAAAATAATTTTTATTGGAACGATTGAAGACTTAAAAGAAAGTCATCCTGAAAAAGATTTAGAAACCATCTATTTAGAATTGGCAGGTCGACACTCTGATGAGGAGGATAAGATATGA
- a CDS encoding bacteriocin immunity protein codes for MEKARQDLYKQIQIAYDYPENRENRQLSSYLLSASNQLIKNQNPIIIARELNTQIDNYLLQYDSRLSQSLWDLKTALSAYISD; via the coding sequence ATGGAAAAGGCACGTCAGGACTTATACAAGCAAATACAAATTGCCTATGATTATCCAGAAAACAGAGAAAATCGGCAACTGTCGTCCTATCTCTTATCAGCCTCCAACCAACTGATTAAGAATCAAAATCCAATTATTATTGCGAGAGAACTGAATACGCAAATTGATAATTATCTTTTACAGTATGATAGTCGATTGTCACAGTCGCTTTGGGATTTAAAGACAGCTTTATCGGCTTATATTTCGGACTAA
- the tkt gene encoding transketolase: MTFDAVDQLAVNTVRTLSMDAIQKANSGHPGLPMGAAPMAYVLWNRFMTVNPKTSRNWTNRDRFVLSAGHGSAMLYNLLHLAGYNLSIEDIKNFRQWGSKTPGHPEVNHTDGVEATTGPLGQGIANAVGLAMAEAHLAAKYNKPGYNIVDHYTYALNGDGDLMEGVSQEAASLAGHLKLGKLVLLYDSNDISLDGPTSMAFTEDVKGRFEAYGWQHILVKDGNDLEAIAKALEEAKAETQKPTIIEVKTIIGYGAEKQGTSAVHGAPLGAEGIAFAKKAYQWTAEDFEVPAEVSKRFEEGIQTKGAQAEAAWNELFAAYEKEYPELAADYKAAFANEPVSVDLAAHELGTSKASRVSSQEAIQQISEQVSSFWGGSADLSASNNTMVKVEKDFQPGQYEGRNIWFGVREFAMAAAMNGIALHGGTRVYGGTFFVFSNYLLPAVRMAALQNLPTMYVMTHDSIAVGEDGPTHEPIEQLASVRSMPNLNVIRPADGNETNAAWKRALAETDKPTMLVLTRQNLPVLEGTKELAEEGLNKGAYILSEAKGEMDGIIIATGSEVKLAMDTQAALAEEGIHVRVVSMPSQNIFDAQSDAYKEEILPVAITKRLAIEAASSFGWAKYVGLAGKTLTIDTWGASAPGNRIFEEYGFTTENATALYKSL; encoded by the coding sequence ATGACATTTGATGCAGTTGATCAGTTGGCAGTGAATACTGTCCGTACACTTTCTATGGATGCTATTCAAAAGGCAAATTCAGGTCACCCTGGCTTACCAATGGGTGCAGCCCCAATGGCATATGTGTTGTGGAATCGTTTCATGACCGTTAACCCCAAAACAAGCCGCAATTGGACAAACCGTGACCGCTTTGTTTTATCAGCAGGACATGGAAGTGCCATGTTATATAATCTCTTACACCTAGCAGGCTATAATCTTTCTATTGAGGATATTAAGAATTTCCGCCAATGGGGATCTAAAACCCCAGGACATCCTGAAGTCAATCACACAGATGGCGTTGAAGCAACTACTGGACCACTTGGTCAAGGGATTGCCAACGCAGTCGGTTTAGCCATGGCCGAAGCTCACCTTGCAGCTAAATACAATAAACCAGGATATAATATTGTAGATCATTACACCTATGCCTTGAATGGTGACGGGGACTTGATGGAAGGCGTCAGCCAGGAAGCAGCGAGCTTAGCCGGCCACTTAAAACTAGGGAAATTAGTCCTTCTTTATGATTCAAATGACATTTCACTTGATGGTCCAACATCAATGGCTTTCACAGAAGATGTTAAAGGTCGTTTTGAAGCCTATGGGTGGCAACATATCTTAGTTAAAGACGGTAATGATTTAGAAGCAATTGCCAAAGCTCTTGAAGAAGCTAAAGCTGAAACCCAAAAACCAACCATTATTGAAGTCAAAACTATCATTGGTTACGGTGCTGAAAAACAAGGAACTTCAGCCGTCCATGGCGCTCCTCTAGGTGCAGAAGGTATTGCATTTGCTAAAAAAGCTTACCAATGGACAGCTGAAGACTTCGAAGTACCAGCAGAAGTTTCAAAACGTTTCGAAGAAGGAATTCAAACAAAAGGTGCACAAGCAGAAGCAGCTTGGAATGAGCTTTTTGCAGCTTATGAAAAAGAGTACCCAGAATTAGCAGCTGATTATAAAGCAGCTTTTGCAAACGAGCCAGTGTCAGTTGACTTGGCAGCACATGAACTTGGTACATCAAAAGCAAGTCGTGTATCAAGTCAGGAAGCTATTCAACAAATTTCAGAACAAGTGTCATCATTCTGGGGTGGTTCAGCAGACCTTTCAGCATCTAATAACACAATGGTCAAAGTAGAAAAAGACTTCCAGCCAGGTCAATATGAAGGACGTAACATATGGTTTGGCGTTCGTGAATTTGCCATGGCTGCAGCTATGAATGGTATTGCTCTACATGGTGGAACTCGTGTCTACGGTGGAACATTCTTCGTCTTCTCAAACTATCTCTTACCAGCTGTACGTATGGCGGCTCTTCAAAATCTACCAACAATGTATGTCATGACACATGATTCCATTGCAGTTGGTGAAGATGGTCCAACTCATGAACCTATTGAACAGTTAGCAAGTGTCCGTTCAATGCCAAACTTGAACGTCATTCGTCCAGCAGATGGTAATGAAACCAATGCCGCATGGAAACGTGCCTTAGCAGAAACAGATAAACCAACAATGCTAGTGTTAACACGACAAAACTTGCCAGTTCTTGAGGGAACAAAAGAGTTAGCAGAAGAAGGTTTAAATAAGGGTGCTTATATCTTGTCAGAAGCCAAAGGCGAAATGGATGGTATCATCATTGCGACGGGATCTGAAGTGAAATTAGCCATGGATACACAGGCTGCGCTAGCAGAAGAAGGAATCCATGTTCGTGTCGTATCAATGCCATCACAAAATATCTTTGATGCACAAAGCGACGCTTATAAAGAAGAGATTTTACCAGTCGCAATCACAAAACGCTTGGCAATTGAAGCAGCATCAAGCTTTGGTTGGGCAAAATATGTAGGCTTAGCTGGCAAAACCTTAACCATTGACACATGGGGAGCTTCAGCACCAGGAAATCGTATCTTTGAAGAATATGGTTTCACAACAGAAAATGCTACAGCCCTATACAAATCATTATAA
- the fsa gene encoding fructose-6-phosphate aldolase codes for MKFFLDTANVEAIKDLNEHGLVDGVTTNPTIISREGRDFETVIKEICQIVDGPVSAEVTGLTAEEMVAEAREIAKWHDNVVVKIPMTKDGLKATHILSKEGIKTNVTLVFTVSQGLMAMKAGATYISPFVGRLEDIGTDPYQLIEDLRDIIDLYDFDTEIIAASIRNAAHVEAVAKIGAHIATIPDSVFSKMTEHPLTTNGIKQFMDDWASFKK; via the coding sequence ATGAAATTTTTCTTGGACACTGCAAATGTAGAAGCTATTAAAGACTTAAACGAGCATGGGCTCGTTGATGGGGTAACCACAAATCCAACCATTATCTCTCGTGAGGGACGCGATTTTGAAACAGTCATTAAAGAAATCTGCCAGATTGTTGATGGACCAGTTTCTGCAGAAGTTACAGGTTTAACAGCTGAAGAAATGGTAGCTGAAGCGCGTGAGATAGCAAAATGGCATGACAATGTTGTGGTTAAAATTCCTATGACTAAAGATGGGTTAAAAGCAACTCACATCCTTTCAAAAGAAGGTATTAAAACAAATGTTACCCTCGTCTTTACCGTTTCTCAAGGTCTTATGGCAATGAAAGCAGGAGCAACCTACATCAGTCCATTTGTCGGTCGTCTGGAGGACATTGGCACTGACCCATATCAATTAATTGAAGACTTACGTGATATTATTGACTTGTATGATTTTGATACCGAAATTATTGCGGCAAGCATCCGCAATGCAGCGCACGTCGAAGCAGTTGCAAAAATCGGTGCACACATAGCAACGATTCCAGACAGCGTCTTTTCAAAAATGACGGAACATCCACTCACTACAAATGGGATTAAACAATTTATGGATGACTGGGCAAGCTTCAAAAAATAA